Proteins co-encoded in one Aspergillus fumigatus Af293 chromosome 6, whole genome shotgun sequence genomic window:
- the acuE gene encoding malate synthase, with the protein MSQIEVQLKDVAILGAVNNEHRKILTKEACAFLAILHRTFNPTRKALLQRRIDRQAEIDKGHLPDFLPETKHIRENDAWKGAPPAPGLVDRRVEITGPTDRKMVVNALNADVWTYMADFEDSSAPTWANMINGQVNLYDAIRRQIDFKQGNKEYKLRTDRALPTLIARARGWHLDEKHFTVDGEPISGSLFDFGLYFFHNAKELVARGHGPYFYLPKMESHLEARLWNDVFNLAQDYIGMPRGTIRATVLIETITAAFEMDEIIYELRDHSSGLNCGRWDYIFSFIKKFRKHPNFVLPDRSDVTMTVPFMDAYVKLLIKTCHRRGVHAMGGMAAQIPIKDDPVANDKAMESVRADKLREVRAGHDGTWVAHPALASIASEVFNKYMPTPNQLFVRRQDVNITANDLLNTNVPGKITEEGIRKNLNIGLSYMEGWLRGVGCIPINYLMEDAATAEVSRSQLWQWVHHQVTSSEGKKIDKAYALRLLQEQADSLAAKSPKGNKFQLAARYFAGQVTGEDYADFLTSLLYNEISTPGTASKL; encoded by the exons ATGAGCCAAATCGAAGTACAGCTCAAGGATGTCGCCATCCTGGGCGCCGTGAACAACGAGCATCGCAAGATCCTCACCAAGGAAGCTTGCGCTTTCCTCGCCATCCTCCACCGCACCTTCAACCCTACCCGGAAAGCCCTCCTGCAGCGCCGTATCGATCGCCAGGCCGAGATCGACAAGGGTCATCTGCCTGACTTCCTCCCCGAGACCAAACACATTCGTGAAAATGACGCCTGGAAGGGTGCTCCTCCCGCTCCCGGTCTGGTTGACCGTCGCGTGGAGATCACTGGTCCCACGGACCGCAAGATGGTCGTCAATGCTCTGAATGCGGACGTCTGGACTTACATGGCGGATTTCGAGG ACTCGAGTGCCCCTACCTGGGCGAACATGATCAACGGTCAAGTCAACTTGTACGATGCTATTCGCCGTCAGATCGACTTCAAGCAAGGAAACAAGGAGTACAAGCTCCGTACAGACCGCGCCCTTCCCACCCTGATTGCTCGTGCTCGAGGCTGGCACCTTGACGAGAAGCACTTTACTGTGGACGGCGAGCCTATCTCTGGCAGCTTGTTCGACTTTGGTCTTTACTTCTTCCACAACGCCAAGGAGCTGGTTGCTCGCGGCCACGGTCCTTACTTCTACCTCCCCAAGATGGAGTCCCACCTCGAGGCCAGACTCTGGAATGACGTCTTCAACCTCGCTCAGGACTACATCGGCATGCCCCGGGGGACCATCCGTGCGACTGTTCTGATTGAGACCATCACTGCTGCGTTTGAGATGGATGAG ATTATCTATGAACTGCGTGATCACAGCTCCGGTCTCAACTGCGGCCGCTGGGATtacatcttctccttcatcaagAAGTTCCGCAAGCACCCCAACTTTGTCCTTCCCGACCGCTCTGATGTCACCATGACTGTGCCATTCATGGACGCCTATGTGAAGCTGCTCATCAAGACTTGCCACCGCCGTGGTGTTCACGCTATG GGTGGTATGGCTGCTCAGATCCCTATCAAGGATGACCCTGTCGCCAACGACAAGGCCATGGAGAGCGTGCGCGCCGACAAGCTGCGTGAGGTCCGTGCCGGCCACGACGGTACCTGGGTTGCTCACCCCGCTCTCGCCTCCATTGCCTCCGAGGTCTTCAACAAATACATGCCTACCCCCAACCAGCTGTTCGTCCGCCGGCAGGACGTCAACATCACCGCCAACGATCTGCTCAACACCAACGTCCCTGGCAAGATCACCGAAGAGGGTATCCGCAAGAATTTGAACATCGGTCTTTCCTACATGGAGGGCTGGCTCCGCGGTGTCGGCTGCATCCCGATCAACTACCTGATG GAGGATGCCGCTACCGCCGAAGTGTCCCGGTCTCAGCTCTGGCAGTGGGTGCACCACCAGGTCACCAGCTccgagggcaagaagatcgacaAGGCCTACGCTCTGCGTCTGCTCCAGGAGCAGGCCGACAGCCTGGCCGCCAAGTCACCCAAGGGCAACAAGTTCCAGCTGGCGGCCCGTTACTTTGCCGGTCAGGTGACGGGTGAGGACTATGCGGACTTCCTTACCAGTCTGCTGTACAATGAGATCTCGACCCCGGGTACTGCGTCGAAATTGTAG
- a CDS encoding putative short-chain dehydrogenase/reductase family protein produces the protein MASRGRLQGKNAIITGAAGGIGLETSILFAREGANVLMADISAPALEKALAKVKEVVPNAPRVETIKCDVSKESEVQAMVESQDSWGGTDVMFNNAGIMHADDADAVDTPEKIWDLTQNINVKGVWFGCKHAVLSLRRHKKTRGSIINTASVVALVGSATPQLAYTASKGAVLALTRELAIVHAREGFRFNALCPAPLNTPLLQDWLGDDQPKRHRREVHFPTGRFGEAIEQAHAVVFLASDESSFVNGSDFVVDGGMTKAYVTPEGPATAAPKNLGH, from the exons ATGGCTTCTCGAGGAAGACTCCAAGGcaagaatgccatcatcaccggTGCCGCAGG TGGCATCGGTCTCGAAACCAGTATCCTCTTCGCTCGCGAAGGTGCCAACGTCCTGATGGCCGATATCTCCGCTCCCGCTCTCGAGAAAGCCCTGGCTAAAGTCAAGGAAGTCGTCCCCAACGCGCCCCGAGTCGAAACAATCAAGTGCGATGTCTCCAAGGAATCTGAAGTGCAGGCCATGGTCGAGTCCCAGGATAGCTGGGGTGGAACGGACGTGATGTTCAACAACGCGGGGATCATGCACGCTGACGACGCCGATGCGGTCGATACACCAGAGAAGATCTGGGATCTGACACAGAACATTAACGTCAAGGGTGTCTGGTTTGGCTGCAAGCATGCCGTGCTGAGTCTGCGTCGTCACAAGAAGACCAGGGGTAGCATTATCAACACGGCGAGTGTGGTTGCCCTGGTGGGAAGCGCAACGCCTCAGCTGGCCTACACAGCCAGCAAAGGTGCTGTTCTCGCCTTGACTCGGGAGTTGGCTATTGTCCATGCTCGTGAAGGTTTCAGGTTCAATGCTCTCTGCCCTGCTCCGCTCAA CACCCCTCTTCTGCAAGACTGGCTAGGTGATGACCAGCCCAAGCGTCACCGCCGCGAGGTTCACTTCCCGACAGGCCGGTTCGGCGAGGCCATCGAGCAGGCGCATGCGGTCGTGTTCCTTGCCAGCGACGAGAGCAGTTTCGTCAATGGAAGCGATTTTGTCGTAGATGGAGGCATGACCAAG GCATACGTTACCCCTGAAGGCCCGGCGACTGCTGCTCCTAAAAACCTTGGCCATTGA
- a CDS encoding putative IgE-binding protein encodes MKIPVLFSLLTLASAVSIPIRNNGHSNSYSYHTSNSTKFSVMSARSGSPIHLLPMNAAHGNFWLGESPSTFCPEPVEKVSGCPPGTTTRFASANALDVAVPGGQRIYVDPRGALRFTTAHSGSIPPGSSTGPFVHSAGTPFGHFAYKGQGAKGFIACPKSNGTATHWQVYASVANVASGAECLGFNALAVPSNDTRAAAWEYI; translated from the exons ATGAAGATCCCGGTTCTTTTCTCACTCCTCACCCTGGCCTCTGCCGTCAGCATCCCCATCCGCAACAATGGCCACAGCAACAGCTACAGCTACCacaccagcaacagcacgAAATTCTCCGTCATGTCCGCCCGCTCCGGCTCGCCCATCCACTTGCTCCCCATGAATGCAGCCCACGGCAACTTCTGGCTCGGCGAGTCCCCCTCCACCTTCTGCCCTGAGCCCGTCGAGAAGGTCAGCGGCTGCCCCCCAGGCACCACCACCCGGTTCGCCAGCGCGAACGCCTTG GACGTCGCCGTCCCCGGCGGCCAGCGCATCTACGTTGACCCCCGCGGTGCCCTCCGCTTCACCACCGCTCACTCGGGCTCCATCCCCCCTGGCTCCTCTACCGGTCCCTTTGTCCACAGCGCCGGCACGCCATTCGGACACTTCGCCTACAAGGGCCAGGGCGCCAAGGGCTTCATCGCTTGCCCCAAGAGCAATGGCACCGCCACGCACTGGCAGGTGTATGCCTCTGTTGCGAACGTTGCCAGCGGTGCGGAATGTCTCGGTTTCAATGCTTTGGCGGTACCTTCGAATGACACTCGGGCTGCCGCTTGGGAGTATATCTAA
- the exg21 gene encoding beta-glucosidase produces MAPPDSTHGGSFRDHLKTNDRSSTSKGKQRYSPLQEAIPEEISSFRSPSEYADTDSDSDLERSGSYKLRPVDRYGSHHSSAFIPVIREENGVETYLDSITEAEQELLSASKQYDLVDDDDSSDFDSDEEATLRYRLKDRLKRRRARLQAWQPVKYARIWWRTLLAVVVTLVVVVWGFLSFAVSHREEPTVWPMVPSDSWFPSPKGGTLKHWEESYKKAQSLVRNMTLVEKVNITTGIGWQMGLCVGNTGPADIVKFPSLCLQDGPQGLRFADHVSAFPAGITTGSTWNRELMRERGVAMGREARLKGVNVLLGPSMGPLGMMPAGGRNWEGFGSDPVLQAVAAAETIRGIQSNGVMATAKHFVMNEQEHFRQPFEWGIPTALSSNVGDRALHEVFAWPFAESIRADVASVMCSYQMVNNSHACENSKLLNGILKDELGFQGFVQSDWLAQRSGINSALGGLDMSMPGDGLHWVDGKSLWGSELTRAVLNTSVPVERLNDMVTRIVAAWYHLGQDTWERPPPEGNGGPNFSSWTNDEVGWLHTGSNDGSYARVNHYVDAQGTGPEAHSIIARKVAAEGTVLLKNVDRTLPLSRNASSPSGGILRVGIYGDDAGPALGPNACPDRGCNQGTLATGWGSGTVEFPYLVSPIEALESAWSTEIESTAYLRNAVMPADAVDKDLCLVFVNADSGEGYISAGGIHGDRNDLFLQKGGDTLVRTVSSNCGGGQGKTVVVIHAVGPVVMESWIDLPGVHAVLLANLPGQESGNALVDVLFGEVDASGRLPYTIGKSLEDYGPGAQVLYEPNAPVPQVDFLDALYIDYRHFDRHNITPRFEFGFGLSYTTFELLDLSISPLQQKSRSVPPRPADAVAPPVYDISLPDPASALFPAGFQPVFKYIYPYLSNLDGTAPHNYSFYPKGYNETQRPSPAGGGAGGHPALYEEMVSVKLQVSNTGDRKGQEVVQVYVSFPPDFPERVLRNFTKIELEPSERREVQMTLSRKDLSYWSTREQNWVMPEGKFQIWVGRSSRDLPLMGEY; encoded by the exons ATGGCCCCCCCTGATTCCACCCACGGCGGAAGCTTCAGGGACCACCTCAAAACCAACGACCGGAGCTCGACATCTAAGGGCAAACAACGCTACTCACCCCTCCAGGAAGCCATCCCCGAAGAaatctcctccttccgcTCCCCTTCCGAATATGCCGACACCGACTCGGACTCCGACCTCGAGAGATCAGGCTCCTACAAGCTTCGCCCGGTCGACCGCTATGGCTCCCACCATTCTTCCGCATTCATCCCCGTCATCCGCGAAGAGAACGGCGTCGAGACGTACCTCGATAGCATCAcagaagcagagcaggaGCTCCTCTCCGCGTCAAAACAGTATGAtctcgtcgatgatgatgactcaAGCGATTTCGACTCCGATGAGGAAGCCACACTCAGATACAGGTTGAAGGATAGGCTGAAGCGGCGGCGCGCGAGGCTCCAGGCGTGGCAGCCGGTGAAGTATGCTCGGATCTGGTGGCGGACTCTGCTTGCTGTCGTTGTGacgttggtggtggtggtgtggGGGTTTTTGAGCTTTGCGGTGTCGCATAGGGAGGAGCCGACGGTTTGG CCGATGGTGCCATCTGATTCGTGGTTTCCGTCGCCAAAGGGAGGGACGCTCAAGCACTGGGAGGAGAGTTATAAGAAGGCGCAGAGCTTGGTCCGCAATATGACGCTCGTCGAAAAGGTCAATATCACAACTGGAATTGGCTGGCAGATGGGACTGTGTGTTGGAAACACTG GCCCGGCGGATATTGTTAAATTCCCCTCCTTGTGTCTACAGGACGGTCCTCAAGGATTACGATTTGCGGACCATGTGTCTGCCTTTCCGGCGGGTATTACAACGGGGTCTACGTGGAATCGAGAGCTCATGCGCGAGCGTGGCGTCGCTATGGGGCGAGAGGCTCGGTTAAAGGGTGTGAATGTCCTGCTAGGCCCCTCGATGGGACCCCTGGGAATGATGCCTGCGGGAGGGCGCAACTGGGAAGGATTCGGTTCTGACCCTGTGCTCCAAGCTGTGGCTGCGGCAGAAACCATCCGGGGTATTCAGAGCAATGGAGTCATGGCGACGGCGAAGCATTTTGTGATGAATGAGCAGGAACATTTCCGGCAGCCCTTTGAGTGGGGGATTCCGACCGCTTTATCGTCCAACGTGGGCGACCGTGCCCTGCACGAAGTCTTTGCATGGCCGTTTGCCGAGAGTATTCGAGCCGACGTGGCTAGCGTGATGTGCTCGTATCAAATGGTGAACAACAGCCACGCCTGTGAAAATAGCAAACTCTTGAATGGGATCCTCAAGGATGAACTGGGGTTTCAAGGATTCGTGCAGTCCGACTGGCTGGCCCAGCGGTCTGGCATCAACAGCGCCCTTGGGGGCCTCGACATGAGCATGCCGGGAGATGGTCTGCATTGGGTGGACGGCAAGTCTCTCTGGGGCAGTGAGTTGACAAGAGCAGTGCTCAACACATCTGTTCCCGTGGAGCGACTCAACGACATGGTCACTCGAATTGTGGCTGCGTGGTATCATTTGGGGCAGGATACCTGGGAACGTCCGCCGCCGGAAGGCAACGGCGGCCCTAATTTTTCTTCATGGACCAACGACGAGGTGGGGTGGCTGCATACGGGAAGCAACGACGGGTCTTATGCTAGGGTGAACCACTACGTTGACGCCCAGGGCACCGGACCAGAGGCACATAGCATCATTGCGAGAAAAGTTGCGGCGGAAGGAACAGTGTTGCTGAAGAACGTAGATCGCACACTTCCGCTGTCGCGCAACGCCTCAAGTCCATCCGGCGGTATTCTCCGCGTTGGTATCTATGGTGATGACGCCGGACCGGCGTTGGGCCCAAATGCTTGCCCTGACCGGGGATGCAACCAGGGCACCCTGGCTACCGGCTGGGGCAGTGGAACCGTGGAGTTTCCGTACCTTGTGAGCCCGATTGAGGCGTTGGAATCTGCATGGTCGACGGAAATCGAGAGCACCGCGTACCTGCGCAACGCCGTTATGCCAGCGGACGCTGTTGACAAAGATTTGTGCCTCGTCTTTGTGAATGCAGACTCGGGGGAGGGCTACATTTCCGCTGGCGGAATCCACGGCGACCGCAACGATCTCTTTTTGCAGAAAGGAGGCGATACCCTGGTCCGTACCGTCTCGAGCAACTGCGGAGGTGGACAGGGGAAGACCGTGGTTGTCATACACGCGGTCGGTCCGGTCGTGATGGAGTCGTGGATCGATCTTCCTGGCGTGCACGCCGTCCTGCTTGCCAACCTGCCCGGGCAGGAGAGTGGGAATGCATTGGTGGACGTGCTCTTTGGTGAGGTGGATGCTAGTGGCCGGTTGCCGTACACAATTGGAAAGAGTCTGGAGGACTATGGGCCAGGCGCACAGGTCTTATACGAACCCAATGCACCGGTGCCGCAGGTAGACTTTTTGGACGCTCTGTACATCGATTACCGGCATTTTGACCGGCATAACATCACGCCGCGCTTCGAATTCGGGTTCGGGTTGTCCTATACCACGTTTGAACTGTTGGATCTCAGCATCAGCCCGCTGCAGCAAAAGTCGCGGTCTGTACCCCCACGGCCTGCAGATGCCGTGGCTCCACCCGTGTACGATATTAGCCTGCCGGATCCTGCGTCGGCCTTATTCCCCGCTGGCTTCCAGCCAGTCTTCAAGTATATCTATCCCTACCTTTCGAATCTTGACGGAACGGCGCCGCACAACTATTCATTCTACCCCAAGGGTTACAACGAGACTCAACGTCCATCGCCGGCCGGGGGTGGAGCAGGTGGCCATCCCGCGCTATACGAGGAGATGGTAAGCGTAAAGCTCCAGGTGAGCAATACTGGGGATCGCAAAGGACAGGAAGTGGTCCAGGTCTATGTATCCTTTCCGCCCGAT TTTCCTGAGCGGGTTCTGCGGAATTTCACCAAGATCGAGCTGGAGCCTAGTGAGCGACGCGAGGTGCAGATGACGCTCAGCCGGAAAGATCTGAGCTACTGGAGCACGCGCGAGCAAAACTGGGTGATGCCCGAGGGCAAATTCCAGATCTGGGTGGGACGTAGTTCTCGCGATCTACCATTGATGGGAGAGTATTGA
- a CDS encoding glutamine synthetase family protein, protein MSASTSSCKVTLENVAEILKNDTKVKLAGVDVDGQLRGKLISKKKFLSIAADGFGFCSVIFGWDMHDRTYFKELAISNKENGYRDLVAVPDLSSFRRIPWENDVPFFLVSFFDPETKAPVCACPRGLLKTALSKVEAAGYRAMAGAEYEFYQFRAPGDYSTPERNASATAAFLQKNPVEALPALTEGMFGYSLTRPIHNQEYYYGIFDACEQFNCEIEGWHTESGPGVFEAALQFGEAKEMADKAGLFKYVVKSIGAKHGITPAFMAKPREGLPGNSGHMHISLVTEDGKNAFLRPTPDPSPPYPDVAHLSDLGRHFLAGILTGLPDIMPLFAPTINSYKRLVENFWAPVTVSWGLEHRAASIRLITPPTASAKATRFEVRVPGADANPHFVLAAIVALGWRGVEKKLEIPVPPLSKDEDMGGASDQGVRLAKTLKEATVAFMRKESVAREVFGDQFVDHFGGTREHEVHLWEEAVTDWEVRRYIETV, encoded by the exons ATGTCCGCGTCCACGTCTTCCTGCAAAGTGACCCTCGAGAACGTCGCCGAGATCCTGAAAAATGACACCAAGGTCAAGCTGGCAGGTGTCGACGTGGACGGCCAGCTGCGCGGCAagctcatctccaagaagaaatTCCTCTCCATCGCGGCTGACGGGTTCGGATTCTGCTCCGTGATTTTTGGCTGGGACATGCACGACCGGACATACTTTAAAGAGCTGGCGATCAGTAATAAGGAGAATGGATACCGGGATCTTGTCGCAGTGCCTGATCTGAGCAGCTTTCGCCGAATCCCCTGGGAGAACGATGtccctttctttcttgtcaGCTTTTTCGATCCGGAGACGAAGGCCCCTGTCTGTGCTTGTCCACGGGGGCTGTTGAAGACGGCGCTCAGTAAGGTGGAGGCAGCGGGATACCGTGCTATGGCCGGGG CGGAGTATGAGTTCTATCAATTTCGCGCACCAGGCGACTACTCCACACCCGAGCGGAATGCCTCCGCGACCGCCGCCTTTCTCCAAAAGAACCCTGTTGAAGCGTTGCCTGCGCTGACGGAGGGTATGTTTGGGTATAGTCTTACTCGCCCGATACATAATCAGGAGTACTACTACGGCATATTCGACGCATGCGAGCAGTTCAACTGCGAGATTGAGGGATGGCACACGGAAAGCGGGCCGGGTGTATTTGAGGCA GCATTACAATTCGGGGAAGCCAAGGAAATGGCCGACAAGGCTGGGTTATTCAA ATACGTGGTCAAGTCTATCGGCGCGAAACATGGCATCACGCCAGCGTTCATGGCCAAACCACGCGAAGGCCTGCCCGGCAACAGCGGACACATGCATATCTCGCTGGTTACAGAAGATGGAAAGAATGCTTTCCTCCGCCCGACACCTGATCCATCCCCGCCCTACCCAGACGTCGCACACCTCTCCGATCTAGGAAGACACTTCTTGGCGGGTATTCTAACGGGCCTTCCGGATATCATGCCTCTTTTTGCACCAACGATCAACTCATACAAGCGGCTGGTGGAGAACTTCTGGGCCCCGGTCACCGTATCCTGGGGTCTGGAGCACCGGGCCGCTTCCATCCGGCTGATCACCCCGCCCACAGCCAGCGCGAAAGCAACTCGATTCGAGGTGCGCGTGCCCGGTGCAGACGCGAACCCACACTTTGTCCTAGCCGCTATCGTCGCGTTGGGTTGGCGCGGTGtcgagaagaagctggaaatCCCGGTCCCGCCTCTGTCTAAGGACGAGGACATGGGTGGTGCCAGCGATCAGGGGGTCCGACTGGCCAAAACATTGAAGGAGGCGACAGTTGCATTCATGCGCAAGGAAAGCGTTGCACGAGAGGTATTTGGCGATCAATTCGTAGATCACTTTGGGGGGACGCGAGAACATGAGGTGCACCTGTGGGAGGAAGCGGTGACTGATTG GGAGGTGCGGCGATACATCGAAACGGTCTAA